Within the Xiphophorus couchianus chromosome 17, X_couchianus-1.0, whole genome shotgun sequence genome, the region ATCCAATCAGAAGCCTCTCTTTCCTCAGAACAGGTGAGCATGGGGCCGTCAGGTGATCTGGGTCTGATTGGACCTGGAAGCTCCATGTTTTCCGATTGGACGGTGAAACTTTCCGTTTCCTGTTTCTGGGACAGACCAGGCCACGCCCCCTCTCCTGctctggttgccatggtgaatgTCTTTGTCCTGGTGACCTCTGTGACCCCTCTGACATCCTTCCTGCATGACGTCATCGTGGTGAAGACCAGCGAGAACGACCCAGGCCAGCAGACCCAGGTGAGGAACCAGAATCTCTGGGAGGATCCGGGTCGGTAGAACCTCCTGACCTTTTGACCTCCTGCCCTCCAGATCAGAACCTTCCTGCTGCAGCGGTTCGGCCCGGCCTCGGCCCGGCTGGCCCGGGTCCAGGTCCATAGGGTGGTGGTGGCGGTGCTGCGGGCGGCGTCGACCAATCAGGAGCCGGCAGCGGGCAGCAGGTGAGGCCTGGTTCTCCCCAGGTTCGTCTCTGCGGATCCGTCCGGTTCTGACtgctggttccggttctggttctgtccagcTGCCTGCTGTGCTTCCAGCTGCTCACCTTCACTCTGATGTTCAGCGGTGCCGCCTCTCCAGCTGTGGTCCAGGTGAGCtctggcgccccctgctggccacaCCGGTTCTGACCCGCGGGTCTCAAAGTTCTTCCAGGTGGTACCTGCTCAGGACCGGTTCTGTTACACTGCATGTCCAGCAGGGGTCagtgtgtctctgtctgtccaGGTGGACCCGGGACTCAGCGTCCCATCTCAGGGTGAGGACGCCTTCAGAGGACAGATCACCAGAGACCGGGTCCTGGAGGACAGCCTGCgcctgctgctgccgccgccagCACACCTGCAGACCAACCTGTCCTTAGGAACCCTCAGGCAGCAGGTGAGTTTGTGTTGCCGTAgcaacaggaagcaggaaggtGTTCAAAGTGAGGCCCGGGGGCCGTTTGCGGTCCCTGATAACAAtccaggaataaaataaatgaaataaaaaaacaacttttaaagtaaaatctgtttacagaaatgtaaacatagtGATCCTCTGGGCTttctgttgccatggtaactcACTGACCTTACTCTGAAGTTCAGCTTAAAGAATCAGATCAGCTTTAAAGTGCTGCAGCAAAACAgactaaataaaagaaactaaataaaacaaactaagtaaaaacaaactaagtAGAACTAAGTgaatcaaactaaataaaacagactAATGGATAGTTTGGTCTGTTTATTGCTGAGGGTTTTAACTGGAGCCTCTGTTTTCAGTACGGTGGCTGCAGAGGGACACACAGCAGCTGTTTGAACCACgaccacttcctgttcctgctgcGCTTCCACCTGCAGCTGCAGACGCCGTCACCCTTCCACCTGGTACacctggttctggtggttctgatggTTGTGGTTGTGTCATGGAGCTGATCTGAATCGGTGTCTCTCTGCAGCTTcatccctcctcttcctccttgtCTTCCTCATCTTCGTCGGGCCCCCCCagcctgctcctcctcctcctcctcaggaTCAGTCAGCACCACCACCTGCAGAGCAGCAGGTGAGCAGCCGAAGCttccagccaatcagctgcTTTCTCTTCAGTCACATGACTCACCTGTTCTCCTCAGAGAGGCCAACCCACCGACCAATCAGCAGCCGGTGTCCGGGTCACCTGGAGGTGAGAAACATCTGGAGCGCAGtgaccggaccggaccagaaccggcCCAACTACCGGTATCTGGTTGTGTTTTCAATCAGAAATCTGGATCCTCCAAACTGCCCCCTGATTGGCCAGCGTTCTGCCCCCAGGGTCGTGTTTGGACCCCCGCCTGAGGCAGATCTACTCGGAGCCGCCCCTCAGCCTGACTCCGCCCTTTAACCCCTCCATGAAGGAGTACCGGGCCGAGGTTCCCTTTGACACGTTGATGGTTCGGATCCGACCGGAACCGATCAGCGCCGCCTGCGTCGTCCGACTGGACGACCACCGAGGACCCAGGTTAGCCCCGCCCCCCGccccctgacctctgacctcacaGTTCTGACCCGTTCTCCTCCTCAGGACGGCCAACTTCCCGGTCGGCATGGGAACCAGCCAGATCAGCGTCCTGGTGACAGATGGGGCGGAGCCTCGTCCGGTCGTCATGACGATCTACACCGTCCACATTTACCGCGAGAGTCGGCCCAGCCTGCCGGCGTTCGGAGACCATGTGacctgcagcttcctgcaggTGGGCCAGGGGTCGGGGGTCACAGAACCGCTGACTCGGGTCAGACGAGTTAAACGTTTAATGTTCCAAAATCAGAAACCGGGTCGCTCCCATCAGGTTCTGATTCTGATCATCCATGAGGCCGATCTCTGGCCAATTTTTCGCTTTTCATATAAATGATACTAAattatctggcaataaattcactAATTTAGACGTAACAGACATATTTAACCACATAACTAaaatcagctgcagctcagctgCTGCTCGCTGTGACAGTTCAGTCTGGAGGTTCAGCGACTCCGTCTGAAATATCACCTCCAGTAGAGGCGGTCCAACAGCCGGAGCAGAACCGGCGTCTCGCTCCGCAGCTCCAGACTTCAGTTATTGTTCATCTTTCTGACCGTGTTGGAAGCTGCGCTGCTCTACCTGCTGTCTGGATCCGGACGTCTTTGGTTCCTGCGTTGAGCCTCCATGCAGCCAAATCAATCaagtgtttggtttttaaatatcatattaGATTCGTTGTGTTTCGCCCCCGAGGTCATTTCCTGTTGCAACACGCAAACGTCCCGGTTCACTCAGAACGTTAAATTTCCTCACTGCAGGACTTGATGCTGCGCAGCGAGAAGGCAGGAGGAGAGCAGCTGCAGGCTGAGAAGGAGAGGCAGGTGATCGGATTTGGCGATCATACACTTTTCACGGAAATCGGCCGATTATGATCGGTGCCGATCGATCATAGCACCTTTATCAGAACCGATAAaaagttcactgcaaaaaaactcaaatctgaccacatttttttgtttagatcaaatccaggagaaaataaaaataacttcttaaTGCTGATTTTATTCCCGTCATAAAAAAACTTTCCATGGAAACACGGatcatccagaaccagaagctCAGAATAATCCAGAAAACTGAAGGAGAAACGTCTCCAGaaccttcatcctcctcctcttcctcctgtacTGGGTCCCGACCCCacggtgacctctgaccccctcGGTCCACCTCCTGCTTCCTGTCCGGAGCTGCGGCCGCTCGGTTCGGCCAGCGGAGGGCGCCACAGCTCCGTCCTGGAAACAGACTCAAAATAAAGAGTTTGAAACGAgtcggaccagaaccagaactagaaccgGGTCGGTCCAGAGCAGCTTTGGTCCTGATTGCGTTCAGAAATGAGAATGACtgaaactggaccagaaccagccaCAGTGGGTCCGATCAGAACCGCTGCCCGTTTTAAGAAATCCAGTTTAAAGTTCTGGAGAACAGAACTTGCACCAGAACCGAACAGAGTTCTAGAACCGGGTTCTCCTGGGAACGTTGggttctgatccaaacagaCAGGGTCATCTTCCAGAACCTCTTCTCCAGCGGGTCATTGAGGATCCTTCAGGCCCAGTTCTGGAGGTTCTGTCAGGTCAGTTCTGTAGAATCTCTTTCACAAAGACACCGACCCGGTGGAGATCTGTCAGCTTCTGGGTCAGAACCAAGGTCCAAAATCTCCTTGATGCATCATCACAGCTGATGACTTGAGTTCTGTTCTATAGGGCGGcccgggttctggttctggttctgttatgtgttttcacattttcttcttttccaatCTCCGCGGTTCCGTCTGCCAGAACCGTTTTTGCTGACCAGAACCATCTGAGGCCTTCGGACCCGGCAGGAATTTCTTTCCAGATTCGCAACAGAGACGAAACAGAACCAGCACCAAACGCTGCGGCCCGGTCCAAACACGACTCTGAGCCTCTGTCCGAAGGCACAGAACATATCCGAGCGGCGCGGCCGGACCCAGCTGGACCCGGTTCCTTTCGCTCTGCTGAGCTGTGATGTCCCCCCCCCCTCGCTGATTCCCAGAATAACAGAGCGATGATCCGATGAGAGCCGATCCGGATTACACGGGCCTGCGAGCGGATCCGGGTCCGGAGCTTTGATCACGGGGCCGGACGGTGAGTGTTTCTGTCCGGCCTGGACGGATCGAGTCCGACAGAACAGAAACGCTTCCAGcacaaagtcaaacatttggCCCATTTGAAAACTTTGTCGTTCAGCTTCCTGGATCAGGAAGACCAGAACCGCAGCGCTGCACAAACCGGACCTTTCATTTCCCAGACCCACAGATTCTACATGGTTCTAGAGTTTCCTCTTCCCAACACAGAACTTCCTGTTCCTCGGTTCCCCAGCAACATCCCGTTCCCAACAAAGTTCCCAAAACACCTAAAACCTAAAGAGCTTCAGTTCCCAAAGGAAACTTTCAGTTCCAACCAGAagcacaaattattttaaacaatattaaaaatccagaagaaaaagtttaattcCTTCTTTAATTAGAATcgaataaaataacattttacatttgagtGGAGGAACCAGGTTTCTCCACTTTTTGGGCCGGGAGTCCTTGGAGGAGCTGGAGGGAAGTCTAGGCCGTCCTGGTGAGGCTCTGGAGTTGAAGTTGAAGGAAACTAAGTTTTCCAGGCGGTTTTCCAGGCCGGTTGCTATAAGATGttctgagaaacagaaaagcttCCAGTTTCTGAAACTGCAAAAGATGGACAGACGTTTCCTAAAAAAGGTGGATGAATGGTGATCAGTCCTTCCTGTTCCCAGTCCTTCCAGAAACACAGAAGTCTGGATCTGGTTTTATTCCTGTCAGCAACAAACCTGGAATAGTTGCAGGTTTTCCCTGATATATTTCCATAATCCAGCAGCTGGAGTTCCAGGTTaaatctggaaatgtttttcctaATGAGGATCGTCGTTTTGCTGAAGTGACCAGGGCCCTCATGCACTAAAGGTTTGCAGTCTTCCCACTAAAACTTGGCGCaggacaaatttagaaaagtgcggcGCACAAAAAGTTCCAGATGTATGAAGCCGAGCTCCGATCGGACCTGCTCACCTTTCCTCTAGTCATCCTGATTTACAGGaagcagagcagctgctgctccgccTGTCGCCTCCAGAAATACATATTCATGGAAATTAGTATAAAGAGCGTTCAGCCGGGATTTCAACGTTTCTTCTGAATCCAGGAATCAGGAGCAGAAGTTACATTTACAGAGTCCAGATGATTTCTGGCTCCACTGGAGGAcgactgcagctggaccggtaccggtaccggtacctgctttaagttctgctcagagctccaggatgatcagtctggatgaatctaaacgatcagaaaccagcagatcaatctgatctctgatcaatggctccatgttctccatcagagccaaagctcctCAGGTAGCGGCTCACCTTGATGCAGCTACTGATATACCTGGGATTGTCTCCACACCTGATCACctgatcaataatcaaactGTTTGATCAGCCCTGGTTTCTCTCTAGTGAGAATAAATAGATGCATTCAGACGATGAGtttcatctttatgagacacaaactgagcaacatgattatttacactgaggttttcacatcctgtatttctcttttctttattctgtgtgtgtgtgtgtgtgtgttaggttattgtctgaggataaatgtggttcagtttcatggtttaaacactaaaatattaaaatcataaaatcatggGGTTTGATGCTTCCTGGTCTAAATAACTGGATCAGATTTCAGTGGATTTACTGAGTTTTGACTCTTTGTAGTTTATTATTGTCCACAGATAAAGTTTGTGTGGCTGCTGCTCATTTTCACTGCAGGTCAAAGGTTAGTGTATATTAACCCCCATTTTCACGCCACATTCttttttatacatgccgacttgtgtgtaaaatatggCGCCGATACATTTTTCCTGCGTACGTCGCtttagacgtgaggcgtctgcAGAGCGgcgcagacaggaagtggacatGAGGAAGGAGTCCAGCCTCAGAGCGGATGAATCGCTCCAGCTCTCCTCCAGGATTCAGGAAATATTCCTCCATGTCTGGAATCTGACCTGGAATTCCAGTCCTCATCAGAACATTTTCCTTCTGATTGTCATTCCTGTTTTCCTCCGTTTCAGTGAGTCAGATTTGGGTCAAATCCAAGAACATTCCTGAACTCCCGAGTGTTTGttgggaaaatgtttgaattttaagcaactttattcaaatattttgagttttttcttctttttttatgtagaaattCCTTCTGTGAGGAATAAATTCCTGTTTCATTTAAAGATGCATGTTTCagtcttttggtttgttttgtttcaaaatctCTGGAACATTTTGGGTTCAGACTGAACCGTATTGATTCTGGTTGTGTGGCTCGTGATGCTGCAGCCGTTTCTTTAATGAGCCGGGAAGCTTCAGCCggtggaaccagaacctctgactGGGATGACAGGCCCGGCCCAGTTCGAGCGTTTACTCTGAGCTCAGGTACGAACAAGAAAATCCCTGTTAAGTTTTCTTGTCACACTTTGTTGCGAGCTGCAGCGCTGGCGTGTTGAATGTGGCGCCGCCACGAAGAACTGCGGCGgcggaggaagaagaagaagagccgCGTCTGTGAAGCCGGCAGCAGACGGGGAGGTttatctgacctctgacctctgggcTGGATGAAAGCTTTGATGCTGAGACGCTGCAGAAGCCAACCCAATGCATGCTGGGTAATGTATGCAGCGTGAAGGGCTCCCCTAACTGCTCTCCctgttgcaggactgcggcatGCGGGTCCAACCGGGTCGGTCCTGCGGTCTCCAGCCTCACCTCCCGCCCCAGAGTCCCGTCCGGCCCTGCGGCTCCGGACACGTCCCAGGTAGCGTCTCCCATCAGAACCCGGGTCGCTCCTCAACATGGGAAAGACCAGAGAACACAATGCTACACGCTAGAGAACCAGGTCTCTCCTGGTCTCCATAGCAACCGTTAGACTAACTCTACAGTCAGGAAGAAGAGTTTCCTACCATCTGAAAGGTCTTACCCGTCCCGGTTCTTTACCCGGACCCGGTCGGACCCCCTCGGTACCGGCGGCTCACCTGGGTCCATCTCTCACCTGTCCGTCAGGTCGCTGGGTCGTCCCTTGCCTCAGCTGCTCCGACAACAGGACCTGTGATTGGAGGGAGGTCGTCTGGCAGCCAGACGGCTGCTACCACCCGCTGGTGCGGCGCCCCCTGCTGCAGGACTGCATGGCGGACAGGAAGGTGAGGTCACGTGACGGGGCACCGTGCACCGTCGGCGCCGCCAGCTGATTGGCCGGTCTCTGCTAGGTCATGTTCATCGGGGACTCCACCAACCGCGGGATGATGTTCTTCCTGATGGAGCGGGTCAACGGCAGCCTGCAGGCCTGGGGCAGAGCTCACCACACGCTGCTGTACCGCAACCTGAACCGGCGCCGCACGCAGGTCAGCTACTCCTACTACCCCCGCTTCTGGCTGGAGGGCAGCCACAGGCCCACCTTCAGGCAGGCCCTGCTGCAGCTCATCAACAGGTGACAGGAAGTAGGCCGCGGCGCAACGCAGGAAGCGCCGCGTTCCTCGGCTGAGCCTCTGTTTCTGCGAAGGTCTCGGCCGCTGGAGAACTCCGAGCAGACGGTGCTGGTGGTGGGTGGAGTCCAGTGGCTCAACAGCGACCACCTGAGGACGGTGCAGGACGTATTGGACAGGTAAACGCACACCGACACCACAGGTGTTCTCAGAATGCAGAGGCCCTGACAGCGGCCCCTGAGGAACTCCTCTGTCCCCATCAGGGAGTCTCTGAGCCAAGTCCTGGTGGTGGTGAAGTCTCTGGGGATGGGCTTCCACCTCCCTGTAGATGGCATCCGCTCTCTGAGCCTGGTAGGTTCCCTGCGGAGGGAAAGGTTCCGCCGCAGCGCACATCTCTGACGGCGTTTCCCTGCAGATGGAGATACGAGGTCTGTTCAGAGACAACGCCGAGCTGATCTCCACGGCCAGGCGACTGCGCTTCGAGGCCGTGGACACCTTCAGCGTCACCGTGGGTCGATACAAAGAGTTCCTGCAGGGCCGCTGCGCCTGCCACTTCCATGAGGTAAAGCAACGCCGCCATCCGGGGATTCGGGTTCAGAACCAGGTCGGACGGTTCCAGGAACCTGCAGAGACGCCTTCCTGTTCCTCGACTTCTACCACCCAAAACCCTTCCTGTTAGCAGCACCGCTGTTCAGGTTCCTCGTCTCCTAACGGTCCAGATCCTGGGAACCGCTTCGGCTCCTCCAGAAAAGATCCAGGTCCACAACAAAGTTTCTGCTTCCTGAAAcaacagattctttttttcagaGGAAGTTCCAACGATCCGGTTCTAAAACAAAGGAACTGGTTCAGAGAATCAGTTCCATCTTTCCTGATTTGGCTCAAAGATCCTGACAAAGTACTGCAGCTTCCTGCCGTTCAGAACATTCCAGTTTTCCAGCTGATCCCGTCTCCTCTCCTTCCAGGTGGAGAAGCTCCGATCCTCCGACCCAGCAGACGGCGAGGCGTCCACCAGGAAAAAgcccggaaccagaaccggcagCCATTCCGTGCTGGATGTGGAACAGGAAGTCGGGTCGAAGGCTCCGACCTTTCGGGTTCACGGAGCGGTCAACCAGGTGTACTCCGAAATCCTGCTGAGCCGCCTGTGTCCCGGGAGCAGATGAGACTCGCCTGTCTCCTCCGGGTCAGCACCGCCGGGTTCTGCCGGGTCGGCGTTCGCTTCACTGATGTTCCGGGATGAACATGGAAGTCCAACTGACTGGGAAGGGAACCGTATCCGGAAAAACTTCTGGTTTGACGAGGAGGATGCAGAAAAATCCCCAAATAATCTGAGGAACTCAAAATATTCCCAGAAACTTAATTTGGTAAAAATTCCCCTGATGGGAAGTTTCACATTCCCTACAAGATCCCCACATCCAATAGAAACTTTTCCCAGATTTTCCATCCAGActtttccaggttttccaggCATTGAGCAGGCAGCTGCCGGATTTAACCTGGAGGAACATCGGACCGATCCGGGTCGCTGCAGAACCAAATCCAGTAAAGGAATTCTGGTGGAATCAGATTTTCCATCTGCTGGGAATGAATCTGGAACTCCGACCCGGAACCTGACCCAGAGTTCCAGAACCGCTGTCATTTCATCCAGGTTCCATCAAACCCGACCGGATGCTCATCAGAACTCTCAACCGGGTTCTCCTGGTTCCTGGTTCTGTCCAGCATGGACGTAGAACTCAGTGATTTGGACCGGCCCGGTTCTGAAGGTCTCCAGcttccagaaccagcagctgctcCAGGTCCAAATAACTGAGCGACGAGCGGACATGTGACacgtctggttctggtcggatTGGACCTTTTGGTTCCGTTTTATTTTCCTACAGATGATTCTGCTGCTGTGCGGTTCTGTTCAGCCCACCTGCGGTTCCGGTTCTGTTCATGGATCTGAGCTTCCTCTGATgctaataaagtttttattctcttattttttttagttactcaatttatttaatcagaacCGAACCGGCCCAGTTTCTGCAGACTCGGTTCGGTCCGGAACTGGCCAGGCCCCGGTAGGCAGAACCAGGGGTACTTTCTATGAGGTCagggttgccatggttaccagAACCTCCTGGTTTCTTCCTTCGGACGTTTCGGAACCAGTGGCACTAGATCCAGTTTCCCTCCCACCAGGTGCCAGGCGGTTCTGGAGAACCGGGATGTTTTCCTGCTCTGTTTGCTCCGCAGCTTCAGGATCAGCCTCTGACGTCACGCCGCTGCGCTGGTCCAATCAGCAGCGTCCTGGACCGGGTCTGGGTTCGGTCCGCCGCGCCTGGAACCGCAGAGGGAAGCAGCGGTGGCGGAACCGGGATGATCCGCAGAACCGGGCGGTTCTGGTGAGGGATGGAGACCCGGAGTTCTGGAGTCCGACCCATGTTcggtctggttctgctgctggtctGGGTCAGCCCGCCGAGCTGCCGGGCCAGCTGGATGTGAGtaccgaaccgaaccgaaccggaTCAAGCAGCACCGCAGCTCTGTCCGAACTTTTTATCAGCACCAGAACCCGGTCTGAGGTCCAGTTTTATCCAACTAACTAGAACCGCTACTGGTTTCGGTTCCACCTGTCCGGGTGGGTCCGGCTGAGCCCATCTTTGTGGTTCCGAGTGAACCTAGTCCCCGATCAGACCGAACTGTTCGGAACCAGATGGGTTTGCGTGTGACTGTAATTTACTGAGGTTCTGGAGATTCTCACAAGAATAATCCGAACCGGACTTTTAGCTGAGGAGAACCTTTCCCGGACCGGTTCGGATTGAGTTCAATCTGGAGAACAGAACCGAGGTTCCGATCAGATCCACTGTGCGTTTTTTAGATGGTAAACTCTGGTGGTTCTGATCTTCTGGACCGGGTCGGCTAGACTCAGCTGCTTCATGTCAGAATTAAACAGACGTGGTTCCGTTGATCAGAACCCGTCCGAACCGAGCCTGCAGCCTCTGAGCGCTAACTGGCCGCTGCCCTCCACAGGTGGCTGGGCGTGACGTCCGGCGGCGACCCGGTTCTGAGCGGCCGGCAGCGGGCCGTGTGCCGCGGGAAGCCCTTCCTGCTGCCCGGCGTGCGGGACGGAGCCCGGCTGGCCGTGTCGGAGTGTCGGAACCAGTTCCGACTGGAGCGCTGGAACTGCTCCACGACCCGGAACCCTGCGGCCGTGTTCGGCCACGAACTGACGAGCGGTGAGTTCTGCTGCACGGTTCTGCAGCTCCTAACTGGACTCTGTGTTTTAGTTCTGGTTCCAGGCGGTCAGACCCAACATCCAGAACCAAAGGTTCTACAGAATTCAGCATGTTTTCCTGGTCCCGTTTAGTTAAAGTCCTGCTGGTTCCGACGCGCAGCAGGttagaaactaaatgtttagttctggttctgacggGTCCACATGGTACCGAACCAGCAGCTGCATGAAACGTCTGACTGGGCCCAGTCTGCCCCCTAGAGGCCAAACGGAGGAGCTGCATGTTTATTACCGGAACATCCTGGATTATATCCGATTAAATCTCTGAGTTTTTCCTTCAGCAGGGAGGAGCCAGGAGGTCAAAGGTTACCTGGAATTCTGACTGGTAGGGATCATGTGTCCTTTGGTTGCAGAGGAAGTGATGTCAGAACGTCTCCATCCCGCAGGAACCAAGGAGACGGCGTTCATCTACGCGGTGATGGCGGCGGGTCTGGTCCACTCCATCACCCGGTCCTGCAGCCAGGGCAACATGACGGAGTGCGGCTGCGACGCCCGGCTgcgcggcggcggcggcggcacgGCGGCGGAGGAGGAAGGCTGGCACTGGGGCGGCTGCTCGGACCACATCCGGTTCGGAACCTGGTTCAGCCGGAGGTTCATGGACGTCTCAGAGAAGAACTCGTCAATGGACCGAGTCGGGTTCACGCTCGGCACCATGAACCAGCACAACGCTGAAGCCGGACGGCAGGTGAGGgcatcctgacctctgacctcagtaGACCCCTTCAGAGAAAAACTCGCTCTGCTGCCAGAACCTGTCGGAGCGGGTCCGGTTTACAAGACCAGGGAGGAACCGAGCCAGCAGCTGCTCAGAATGTTCCTGTAaggtttttccaccaaagtgGGTGAAGATCCgttttccagaaccagaaccgggcagCAGCTCCGGTCAGGGAAGATTTTCTGAGCCGGAGATCCAGGAATGTTCTCCCTAAAGCTGAAACTCTTTTATTCATGAAGATCCTTAACTTCCACAAGAGGCACTTTAAACTGGACCTCTGGCAGAACCTGGAACCTGGACTGCATCTCTAGGAACCTGCTGGGGCCAAACCAGCTCTGCTTCTGTTCTTCACTGGGAGATGAAACCTGGGCTCCGCTGGGATCCGCTGGGCTCCGCTGGGATCCGCTGGGATCCGAGGTTCCAGTAGCCATCCTAAAACCAGACGTTCAATCAGGTCACTGCCAGGGCCGCTGCCAGGAATCtggggccccatgacaaaatattaaattgggCCCCTCCACCAGCTGCTGTTCCGGTTTCCTGAGTTTATCTGAACcatcaaaagcgtcacaattgggcgtgccgtggtggcgtagcggttagcgtgacccatatttggaggccttgagtcctcgacacggccgtcgcgggttcgactcccggacccgacgacatttgctgcatgtcttccctcctctccttcccgtttcctgtcagcctgctttggtaaaaagggacactagagccacaaaaagacccctggaggggggaaaacgtcacaattttaaagtcttgctttctttggtccagtactgataactagcacaatatttactgctcatgaattttacatccaaCATGCAGTTTGCAGTAGGTTCCTTCATTtgttctattagttttagagactgaaatgtttccccaccagcaacagtcagaggcaacatgcaaaatatacatgaagcatccagacttctcaataaatgctatgtagttgcattttattcaagctgcagtttataactttaataaaaaatatgttttctccatatctgttaaaactgtcatcatgtcagataatctgtgaaaacaatcaatctcctccacctgaaCTACTATTACTGGTTAAAGTAAAGTAACGTtctgaccaaaacaaccaatcagaaccaggaggagggtcttagtgctgtcaatcaacctcattcactcgctgctaaatgtgctaatggtggaaaaacaacttaccattacaggaaaaatgtttatctgctgtcattggtagctACGCTAACTAGACtaagcattcacaacaggctatgctagctgcagcatagggatgagcagccacatgagattgtgattgacagcgctacaactctcctgtctctgattggctgtttctagagagaactgggagaaagcagaggaaatagatttttcacaggtTATCTCTCATACcgtactgtcacaacataatgacagttttaacaaatatgtaaaaaaatatttttataaaagtgacatagtgcagctttaatttgactaggagaggagagaggacgggtcaggaggtcagagctgctgctgactgactcacctGTTGTTAAGAGGTAAAAGGTTCAagttcaatatatgaatatgttgataatttctttccttaattcattaaatgttagtgaaatggaggccaacagtctgtagctaagctaactatgctaaatgttGATAATCTCAGTTTACTCACctctcagagaaaaactggaTTATAAACTCacacttttaattattatttatttaatttttttgaaaacctaactttattatttttcttagcagcatagtaaCAGCCAGTGGTTCTTGTTTTCCACTGTGTGCTGCTGAACATGGTCCAGCAGGAAGGAACCATTTCCTGTTCAGGTGAAGGTCTGGGAGGGGCAACATgtcatttttactgc harbors:
- the wnt16 gene encoding protein Wnt-16 isoform X1 gives rise to the protein METRSSGVRPMFGLVLLLVWVSPPSCRASWMWLGVTSGGDPVLSGRQRAVCRGKPFLLPGVRDGARLAVSECRNQFRLERWNCSTTRNPAAVFGHELTSEEVMSERLHPAGTKETAFIYAVMAAGLVHSITRSCSQGNMTECGCDARLRGGGGGTAAEEEGWHWGGCSDHIRFGTWFSRRFMDVSEKNSSMDRVGFTLGTMNQHNAEAGRQAIETTMSTDCRCHGISGSCAVKTCWRSMAPFQRVGAFLKERYERSVQVSDRARRKTRKKDRRHLVDKNELIYLNKSPNYCLEDRRRGIAGTGGRRCNRTSTGPDGCNLLCCGRGYNTHVVRNIQRCECKFVWCCYVHCRRCESMNDMHTCK
- the wnt16 gene encoding protein Wnt-16 isoform X2, which translates into the protein METRSSGVRPMFGLVLLLVWVSPPSCRASWMWLGVTSGGDPVLSGRQRAVCRGKPFLLPGVRDGARLAVSECRNQFRLERWNCSTTRNPAAVFGHELTSGTKETAFIYAVMAAGLVHSITRSCSQGNMTECGCDARLRGGGGGTAAEEEGWHWGGCSDHIRFGTWFSRRFMDVSEKNSSMDRVGFTLGTMNQHNAEAGRQAIETTMSTDCRCHGISGSCAVKTCWRSMAPFQRVGAFLKERYERSVQVSDRARRKTRKKDRRHLVDKNELIYLNKSPNYCLEDRRRGIAGTGGRRCNRTSTGPDGCNLLCCGRGYNTHVVRNIQRCECKFVWCCYVHCRRCESMNDMHTCK